TGGCCTGACCGGGCATGGCCTGACCGGGCCCGACCCGGACCGCCGGGCACGGCCCCGGGTTGCGTCCTACCCTCGAAGCATGGGAGAGAACAGAGGGCTCGACCCGCAACCCGTCGTCCTGGGCGTGGCCCCCGGCCAGCCGGACCACATCGTCCACGACGCGGCCCGCTTCGCGACCCAGTTCGGCGCCGAGCTGATCTGCGCGCACGTGAACGCGGGCCGCTTCGCGGTCGCGGAGGACTCGGCCGGGACGGTGACGTCCGCCCCGATCGACCCGGACTACCACGACGAGCGCGAGGACGAGTTCGACCCCGCGCTCGCGGCGCGCCTCGCCGCGGTGCTCGACCCGAGCGGGGTGCGGTGGAGCACGCGGCTCCTCGTCGGGGACACGGCCGACGCCCTGGGCCACCTCGCCGAGACGGTCGACGCCGCGATGATCGTGGTCGGGACGCACGAGCGCGGGTTCGGCGGCGGTGTCCAGGAGTTCTTCAA
This region of Oerskovia jenensis genomic DNA includes:
- a CDS encoding universal stress protein, producing MGENRGLDPQPVVLGVAPGQPDHIVHDAARFATQFGAELICAHVNAGRFAVAEDSAGTVTSAPIDPDYHDEREDEFDPALAARLAAVLDPSGVRWSTRLLVGDTADALGHLAETVDAAMIVVGTHERGFGGGVQEFFNRSIAVHLAHRQNRPVVVVPARAPGVESPLPWVTR